One Lysinibacillus fusiformis genomic window carries:
- a CDS encoding multicopper oxidase family protein: MYKKLNPSDPATIPKFVDALPKPITAKPKYCSGQPRREYYELQMMEAEHRFHKRFPLSTIWGYNGLYPGPTIEAAKDKTIYVKYKNQLPNKHFLPVDFTLHAANDSQEVRTVTHLHGANVDWESDGHPEAWYTKDFIHTGPKFNKEIHEYTNHQPGTTMWYHDHAMALTRLNVYAGLAGFYLLRDTIEERSNLPSGDYEFPLLIQDKSFNQDGSLFYPDAPTFPVPVDPSITPGFVGNTIVVNGKVWPYLNVEPRKYRFRLLNGSNRRGYVISLSNDQPMIQLGTDGGLLTAPREIQSVALLPAERTDVVIDFTDCAGQEMTLMNTDTEFFDEHTNLIMKFKVNLPLQCEDTSDIPERLAVSMDLHPHHAHIERNLPLSASTDEFGRPMLLLNDRMYHDPATEKPARDSIEVWNFINTTPFIHPIHIHLIQFKILERRPFDVELYQNEGKLAFTGPPEEPHDYEQGWKDTVKADAGKVTKIIMHWKDHIGHYMWHCHFLEHEDHDMMRPILVMKDVHPVQQPHVDTQHTPEQQQSTTTITNNNQQTTPLLNNAQHITPSSKQTQHGTFDEENHSAMQEADFLHEDDIQDTDAQEDEHVLHLPNPMSPSNRFRPRPNRPKRRRRRRR; the protein is encoded by the coding sequence TTGTACAAGAAATTGAATCCTTCTGACCCAGCCACTATTCCAAAATTTGTAGATGCGCTACCAAAGCCAATTACGGCAAAACCGAAATACTGTAGTGGTCAACCGAGAAGAGAGTATTATGAATTACAGATGATGGAGGCCGAACATCGCTTCCATAAGCGTTTTCCACTGTCAACCATATGGGGATATAATGGGCTCTATCCAGGTCCAACCATCGAAGCCGCTAAAGACAAAACTATCTATGTCAAATATAAAAACCAACTACCGAACAAACACTTTTTACCGGTCGACTTCACCCTTCACGCCGCTAATGATTCACAGGAGGTAAGAACCGTTACCCATCTACATGGGGCAAATGTTGATTGGGAAAGCGATGGACACCCAGAAGCATGGTACACGAAAGATTTTATACACACAGGGCCAAAATTCAATAAAGAAATCCATGAATATACCAATCATCAACCCGGCACGACGATGTGGTATCATGACCACGCGATGGCTTTAACCCGATTAAATGTTTACGCAGGACTTGCCGGTTTCTACTTGCTTCGAGATACAATAGAAGAACGCTCAAACTTACCGAGTGGGGATTATGAATTCCCGCTATTGATTCAAGATAAATCCTTTAATCAAGATGGCTCTCTCTTCTATCCTGACGCGCCAACATTCCCTGTTCCCGTAGACCCTTCGATTACACCAGGATTTGTCGGTAATACAATTGTTGTCAATGGCAAGGTCTGGCCTTACTTAAATGTCGAGCCACGAAAATACAGATTCCGTTTACTGAATGGTTCCAATAGAAGAGGCTATGTCATCAGTCTTTCAAACGACCAACCGATGATTCAACTTGGTACGGATGGTGGCTTATTAACAGCCCCTCGTGAAATTCAATCCGTCGCGTTATTACCTGCTGAAAGAACAGATGTCGTCATTGATTTTACAGATTGTGCTGGTCAGGAAATGACGTTAATGAATACCGATACAGAATTTTTTGACGAGCATACAAACTTGATCATGAAATTTAAAGTGAATCTCCCACTGCAATGCGAGGATACAAGTGATATTCCCGAGAGGCTCGCTGTATCGATGGATTTGCATCCTCATCATGCACATATCGAACGCAACCTGCCACTTAGCGCTTCTACAGATGAATTTGGCAGACCAATGTTATTATTAAATGATCGAATGTACCACGATCCCGCTACTGAAAAGCCAGCACGGGACAGTATTGAAGTTTGGAACTTTATTAATACCACGCCCTTTATCCATCCCATCCATATTCATTTAATTCAGTTTAAAATTCTTGAACGACGGCCATTTGATGTTGAACTCTATCAAAACGAAGGTAAACTTGCATTTACAGGGCCACCTGAAGAACCTCATGACTATGAGCAAGGTTGGAAAGATACTGTAAAAGCTGACGCAGGCAAAGTCACAAAAATTATTATGCACTGGAAAGATCATATCGGGCATTACATGTGGCATTGTCATTTCCTTGAGCACGAGGATCATGATATGATGCGTCCAATACTTGTCATGAAAGATGTTCATCCTGTTCAACAGCCCCATGTCGATACACAACATACTCCAGAACAACAACAAAGTACGACTACCATCACAAACAACAACCAGCAAACTACCCCACTACTCAATAACGCTCAGCACATCACACCGTCATCCAAGCAAACACAGCACGGTACTTTTGATGAAGAGAATCATTCTGCTATGCAGGAAGCAGACTTCCTTCATGAAGACGACATTCAAGACACGGATGCGCAAGAAGATGAACACGTTCTGCATCTTCCCAATCCAATGTCCCCATCCAACAGGTTCCGTCCTCGCCCGAATAGGCCCAAAAGAAGGCGTAGAAGACGGCGTTAA
- a CDS encoding tetratricopeptide repeat-containing diguanylate cyclase, protein MEITLDELNKTIMVMRTKGLLSEALVLAKQGLLVALENGNYGHGLDLYYQKILIHHAFGDTLSMVNLIHEYETYCQKYGTAKDIMHFYLVMSLIYDLVGVREKTVDMTKKSIAYATELKDLVMLVRCHNNLCYLEVENGRYAEAMQAGRLARAYNKELAKTQPELAKLQGIRINNNMADVYILEGAFDTGQTLLDRTLRSELVQNHKREKVAALFGYGFLYEKQQKLEEAVAFYKQAIDLAKSYGDKPILKKVMRMLLNVLYELDRRDEIFEVQRDYIELTEKMNADNLLQQVMYIEFNQQKEKLEKKALYDPLTGVLNRSFLETELTEWMRRAQHSQLFVGVIVLDIDYFKMFNDRYGHLFGDRVLQLLATGLRDFLRKQDAEIIRYGGDEFIICIHNKDRAYINRLVMDLHAYMLTLVFEHENESYSIKVSMGACINDQKNYDFKYLFEQADRSLYKAKNNGRMNYVISGL, encoded by the coding sequence TTGGAAATAACATTAGATGAATTAAATAAAACAATCATGGTGATGCGCACGAAGGGGCTTTTGTCAGAAGCCTTAGTTCTTGCAAAACAAGGATTATTGGTCGCATTAGAGAATGGTAATTATGGGCATGGGTTGGATTTATACTATCAAAAAATATTAATTCATCATGCTTTTGGCGACACATTAAGTATGGTGAATCTAATTCATGAGTACGAAACGTATTGTCAAAAGTATGGTACAGCAAAAGACATCATGCATTTTTACCTCGTGATGTCCTTAATATATGATCTGGTTGGTGTTCGAGAAAAGACGGTGGACATGACCAAAAAATCAATTGCGTATGCGACAGAGCTTAAGGATTTAGTAATGCTTGTACGCTGTCATAATAATCTATGCTATCTTGAAGTTGAAAATGGGCGTTATGCGGAGGCTATGCAAGCAGGACGATTAGCGAGAGCATACAATAAAGAACTTGCTAAAACACAGCCTGAGTTGGCGAAATTACAGGGAATTCGCATCAATAATAATATGGCGGACGTTTATATTCTGGAGGGGGCTTTTGATACTGGCCAAACGTTGTTAGATCGTACGTTGCGATCAGAGCTTGTGCAGAACCATAAACGGGAAAAGGTAGCGGCTTTGTTTGGTTACGGCTTTTTATATGAAAAACAGCAAAAACTTGAAGAAGCAGTGGCCTTTTATAAGCAGGCGATAGACCTTGCCAAATCTTACGGTGATAAACCCATTTTAAAAAAAGTGATGCGCATGCTCTTAAATGTACTTTATGAATTGGATCGACGTGATGAGATTTTTGAAGTGCAACGTGATTATATCGAGCTAACGGAAAAAATGAATGCCGATAATTTACTACAACAGGTGATGTATATAGAATTTAATCAACAAAAGGAAAAGCTTGAGAAAAAGGCTCTGTATGATCCCCTTACAGGTGTACTGAACCGCAGCTTTTTAGAAACAGAACTAACGGAATGGATGCGGAGAGCGCAACATAGCCAACTATTTGTAGGGGTTATTGTGCTCGATATAGATTATTTTAAAATGTTTAATGATCGGTATGGGCATTTATTTGGCGATAGAGTTTTACAGCTACTTGCCACAGGCTTAAGAGATTTTTTACGGAAGCAGGACGCCGAAATTATTCGCTATGGTGGCGATGAATTCATCATCTGCATTCACAACAAAGATAGGGCGTATATAAACAGGCTTGTAATGGATTTGCATGCTTACATGTTGACTTTAGTGTTTGAACATGAAAATGAAAGTTATTCAATCAAGGTGAGTATGGGCGCATGTATCAATGATCAAAAAAATTATGACTTTAAATATCTATTTGAGCAAGCCGATCGCAGCTTATATAAAGCTAAAAATAACGGTCGTATGAACTATGTGATTAGTGGGCTCTAA
- a CDS encoding cell wall elongation regulator TseB-like domain-containing protein, whose translation MKNWLIFISVFMVSLSLVISILVLWKAEAPFRSIEEQAEQLALDAKALAVVSESYTYNGKNSYVTVFGVDEYGEKKAVFVPTNLEEDSIQEVFLKDGITEKQALSVFKDEGNVQKVLHMKLGYEEPGVVWEITYLNNHDKLNYVYILFENGDWVKRIKNL comes from the coding sequence ATGAAAAACTGGCTGATTTTCATTTCTGTCTTTATGGTTTCCTTGTCACTTGTCATAAGTATTTTAGTACTCTGGAAAGCCGAGGCTCCGTTCCGTTCAATTGAAGAGCAGGCTGAACAGTTGGCCCTCGATGCCAAGGCCCTCGCAGTTGTATCGGAGTCCTACACATATAATGGCAAAAATTCGTATGTCACTGTGTTCGGGGTAGACGAATATGGTGAAAAAAAAGCTGTCTTTGTTCCGACGAATCTAGAAGAGGATTCCATTCAGGAAGTGTTTTTGAAAGATGGTATTACGGAAAAGCAAGCATTATCGGTTTTTAAAGATGAAGGAAATGTACAAAAGGTTCTACATATGAAATTAGGCTATGAGGAGCCAGGGGTTGTGTGGGAGATTACGTACCTTAACAATCACGATAAGCTCAACTATGTCTATATTTTGTTTGAGAACGGCGACTGGGTGAAGCGCATTAAGAACTTATAA
- a CDS encoding pyridoxal phosphate-dependent aminotransferase yields the protein MKKLLANRVNTLTPSSTLAITAKAKELKEQGIDVIGLGAGEPDFNTPRNILDAAIDSMEKGFTKYTPAGGLPVLKKAIIDKLQRDNSLTYKANEIIVGVGAKHILYTLFQVILNEGDEVIIPIPYWVSYPEQVKLAGGVPVYVEGTREQGYKITPAQLRAAVTDKTKAVIINSPSNPSGMIYSREELVELAAVAEEKDILIVSDEIYEKLVYNGIEHFSIAEVSDAVKARTIVVNGVAKSHSMTGWRIGYAAGDADIIKPMTDLASHSTSNATTTAQYATVEAYNGPQDTVEEMRQAFESRLEKIYPQLSAIPGFNVLKPQGAFYLLPDVAEAMAHTGYDSVDAFAADILTEANVAVIPGSGFGAPTTMRLSYATSLELLEEAVRRIDAFVKSKWQD from the coding sequence ATGAAAAAATTATTAGCAAACCGAGTAAATACTTTAACACCATCTTCAACTTTAGCGATTACTGCGAAAGCTAAAGAATTAAAAGAACAAGGCATCGACGTAATTGGTTTAGGTGCTGGTGAGCCAGATTTCAACACACCTCGCAATATTTTAGATGCTGCCATTGATTCAATGGAAAAGGGCTTCACAAAATATACACCGGCTGGCGGTTTGCCAGTGCTTAAAAAAGCGATCATCGACAAACTACAACGCGACAACAGCCTTACATACAAAGCGAACGAAATCATCGTAGGCGTTGGTGCAAAACATATTCTGTACACGTTATTCCAAGTAATTTTAAACGAAGGCGATGAAGTGATTATCCCAATCCCATATTGGGTTTCTTACCCAGAGCAAGTAAAATTAGCAGGCGGTGTTCCAGTTTATGTTGAAGGTACTCGTGAACAAGGCTATAAAATTACTCCAGCTCAATTACGTGCGGCTGTAACAGATAAAACAAAAGCCGTAATCATTAACTCACCAAGTAATCCATCTGGTATGATTTATTCTCGCGAAGAGCTAGTGGAATTAGCTGCTGTTGCAGAAGAAAAAGATATTTTAATCGTGTCAGATGAAATTTATGAGAAGCTTGTATACAATGGTATAGAGCATTTTTCAATTGCAGAAGTTTCTGATGCAGTGAAAGCACGTACAATCGTAGTAAATGGTGTAGCAAAATCTCACTCTATGACAGGCTGGCGTATCGGGTATGCAGCAGGTGATGCAGACATCATTAAACCAATGACTGACCTTGCTTCACACTCTACTTCTAACGCAACGACAACTGCACAATATGCAACAGTGGAAGCTTATAATGGACCTCAGGACACTGTGGAAGAAATGCGTCAAGCATTCGAATCACGTCTTGAGAAGATCTATCCACAGCTAAGTGCAATTCCTGGCTTCAACGTATTAAAACCACAAGGTGCATTCTACTTATTACCAGACGTAGCAGAAGCTATGGCCCATACTGGTTATGATTCAGTAGATGCATTCGCTGCGGATATATTAACAGAAGCAAACGTAGCGGTAATTCCTGGCTCTGGTTTTGGTGCACCAACTACAATGCGATTATCTTATGCTACATCTTTAGAATTATTAGAAGAGGCAGTCCGTCGAATTGATGCATTTGTAAAATCAAAATGGCAAGACTAA
- the asnS gene encoding asparagine--tRNA ligase, translated as MKKIMIQDMPQHIGETVKLGAWLANKRSSGKIAFLQLRDGSGFVQGVVVKEEVGEEIFAIAKGLTQETSMYITGEVKADERSSFGCELAVTGIEVLHAATDFPITPKEHGPEFLMDNRHLWLRSRKQHAVMKVRNEIIRATYEFFNNNGFTKMDPPILTGSAPEGTSELFATKYFDEDAYLSQSGQLYMEAAAMALGKVFSFGPTFRAEKSKTRRHLIEFWMIEPEMAFVEFEENLEVQEQYVEHIVQSVLANCKLELERLGRDTSTLENIKAPFPRISYDDAIKLLHEQGFNDIEWGDDFGAPHETAIANSFDKPVFITCYPVGIKPFYMQPHPDRDDVVLCADLIAPEGYGEIIGGSERIHDYELLKSRLAEHNLSLDAYAWYLELRKQGSVPHSGFGLGLERTVAWISGTEHIRETIPFPRLLNRLYP; from the coding sequence ATGAAAAAAATTATGATTCAAGATATGCCACAGCATATCGGCGAAACAGTCAAGCTAGGTGCTTGGTTAGCTAACAAACGTTCAAGTGGGAAAATTGCCTTCTTACAATTACGCGATGGCTCAGGCTTTGTGCAAGGGGTAGTTGTCAAGGAAGAAGTAGGCGAAGAAATTTTTGCCATTGCAAAAGGTTTGACACAAGAAACGTCGATGTACATTACTGGCGAGGTTAAAGCCGATGAGCGTTCAAGCTTTGGCTGTGAGCTTGCTGTAACAGGTATTGAAGTTTTACATGCGGCAACAGATTTCCCAATCACGCCAAAAGAGCACGGTCCTGAGTTTCTAATGGATAACCGTCACTTATGGTTACGTTCTCGTAAGCAACATGCAGTGATGAAAGTCCGTAACGAAATCATTCGTGCAACATACGAGTTTTTCAACAACAATGGCTTCACAAAAATGGATCCACCAATTTTGACAGGTTCAGCTCCTGAAGGTACATCCGAGCTCTTTGCTACAAAGTATTTCGATGAAGATGCATACCTTTCTCAATCAGGTCAGCTTTATATGGAAGCGGCTGCGATGGCGTTAGGAAAAGTATTCTCATTCGGTCCAACGTTCCGTGCCGAAAAATCTAAAACACGTCGCCACTTAATCGAGTTTTGGATGATCGAACCAGAAATGGCATTTGTGGAATTTGAAGAAAACTTAGAAGTACAGGAACAATATGTTGAACATATTGTGCAATCAGTTCTGGCAAACTGCAAATTAGAATTAGAGCGACTTGGCCGTGATACATCGACACTTGAAAATATCAAAGCGCCATTCCCTCGTATATCTTATGACGATGCCATTAAACTATTACATGAACAAGGTTTTAACGATATTGAATGGGGCGATGACTTTGGTGCGCCACATGAAACAGCCATTGCCAATTCTTTTGACAAACCTGTATTCATCACATGCTACCCAGTAGGCATAAAACCGTTCTATATGCAACCACATCCAGATCGTGATGACGTCGTATTATGTGCAGATTTAATCGCACCTGAAGGCTACGGCGAAATCATCGGTGGTTCAGAGCGTATCCATGACTACGAGTTGTTAAAATCTCGTCTTGCAGAACACAATTTATCATTAGATGCTTATGCATGGTACTTAGAGCTTCGTAAACAAGGTTCAGTACCGCACTCAGGCTTTGGTCTAGGGTTAGAACGAACTGTGGCATGGATTTCAGGCACTGAGCATATCCGTGAAACAATTCCATTCCCACGTTTACTAAACCGTTTATACCCATAA
- a CDS encoding DnaD domain-containing protein, translated as MSTNNNRLRTWTEQRTIQIPQLFFQFYKELNIEDEEALIVVHLLAFHIEGNEFPTPDDLMSRLTMPSDAISSRLQRLMQKGFLEITRDVDASGKIYEKYSVYPLWERIMQIIEMQEQKKSATTLRQEEGELFRLFEEEMGRLLSPLELEKIGSWLDEDKHSPALIKEALKEAVFAGKLSIRYIDRILLEWKKKNIATPQAAQKQSEQFREKQSFNRPPARTTQQETQSTNKVAFYNWLEERE; from the coding sequence ATGAGCACAAATAATAATCGACTCCGTACGTGGACTGAGCAGAGAACGATTCAAATACCTCAGCTTTTTTTTCAGTTTTATAAGGAGTTAAACATAGAGGATGAAGAGGCCCTGATTGTCGTGCATTTACTTGCCTTTCATATTGAGGGAAATGAATTTCCTACACCTGATGATTTGATGAGCCGCCTAACAATGCCGAGTGATGCTATTTCATCACGCCTCCAGCGGTTGATGCAAAAGGGCTTCCTCGAAATAACACGTGATGTGGATGCAAGTGGCAAAATATACGAAAAATATTCTGTGTACCCGCTTTGGGAGCGCATCATGCAAATCATTGAAATGCAGGAACAAAAAAAATCAGCAACGACCCTTCGACAAGAAGAAGGCGAGTTATTCCGTTTGTTTGAAGAGGAAATGGGGCGTCTTTTATCTCCTTTAGAGCTTGAAAAAATCGGTTCATGGCTAGATGAAGATAAACACAGTCCAGCACTTATAAAAGAGGCACTCAAGGAAGCTGTGTTTGCTGGCAAACTGAGCATTCGCTATATTGACCGTATTTTACTGGAGTGGAAAAAGAAAAATATTGCCACACCTCAGGCTGCACAAAAGCAAAGTGAACAATTCCGTGAAAAGCAAAGTTTTAACAGACCGCCAGCCCGTACAACACAGCAAGAAACACAGTCGACAAACAAAGTAGCTTTTTATAATTGGTTAGAAGAAAGAGAATAG
- the nth gene encoding endonuclease III, with amino-acid sequence MLTKKQWAHCLAEMDRMFPDAHCELVHDNPFELTIATLLSAQCTDVLVNKVTKTLFQKYKKPEDYLAVPLEELQQDIRSIGLYRNKAKNIQALCERLLVEYGGEIPASREALVTLPGVGRKTANVVLSVAFDVPALAVDTHVERVSKRLGLCRWKDSVLEVEETIMKKTPMDKWSKTHHQLIFFGRYHCKAQNPGCPTCPLLGDCREGQKRLKKGLVKEA; translated from the coding sequence ATGTTAACGAAAAAACAATGGGCGCACTGTCTAGCAGAAATGGACCGAATGTTTCCAGATGCACATTGTGAGCTTGTTCATGACAATCCATTTGAGCTTACAATTGCAACATTATTATCGGCACAATGTACGGACGTACTCGTCAATAAAGTAACGAAAACACTGTTTCAAAAATATAAAAAGCCAGAGGATTATTTAGCCGTTCCCTTGGAGGAGCTACAACAGGATATTCGCTCCATCGGTTTGTATCGCAATAAGGCAAAGAATATTCAAGCGCTATGCGAACGCTTGCTTGTTGAATACGGCGGAGAGATCCCGGCAAGCCGAGAAGCATTAGTGACGTTACCTGGAGTAGGTCGTAAAACAGCCAATGTTGTGCTATCTGTTGCCTTTGATGTACCTGCACTCGCTGTGGATACGCATGTAGAGCGTGTTTCTAAGCGTTTAGGATTGTGCCGCTGGAAGGATTCTGTGTTAGAGGTTGAGGAAACCATCATGAAAAAAACGCCTATGGATAAATGGTCGAAAACGCATCATCAGCTGATTTTTTTCGGCCGTTATCATTGTAAAGCACAAAATCCTGGCTGCCCTACATGTCCGTTATTGGGCGATTGCCGTGAAGGACAAAAGCGTTTGAAAAAAGGGCTGGTGAAGGAAGCATGA
- a CDS encoding YpoC family protein: protein MNVEAIAKDKVDVWFAEWTALEGQIHLAHDARNGAAKGLMEQGIALFERLLQEAGEEVMPINGMERLAFIQAKPGQYACYRQLDELFKETKKRTARLRLQAAKG, encoded by the coding sequence ATGAATGTAGAGGCAATTGCAAAGGACAAAGTCGATGTTTGGTTTGCTGAGTGGACGGCACTAGAAGGCCAAATACATCTTGCGCATGATGCCCGCAACGGCGCAGCAAAGGGCTTGATGGAGCAGGGGATTGCACTGTTTGAGCGTTTACTGCAAGAGGCTGGGGAGGAAGTGATGCCGATTAATGGCATGGAGCGCTTAGCCTTTATCCAAGCAAAACCAGGTCAATACGCATGTTATCGGCAATTAGATGAATTATTTAAAGAAACAAAAAAACGCACAGCACGCTTACGACTACAGGCAGCAAAAGGCTAG